The following coding sequences lie in one Cannabis sativa cultivar Pink pepper isolate KNU-18-1 chromosome 5, ASM2916894v1, whole genome shotgun sequence genomic window:
- the LOC115716454 gene encoding phosphatidylinositol 4-kinase gamma 2: MSVDVALSPIRKESVHSSGFFGSRRGGRHSHCSSESIVIYLSVAGSVIPMRVLESDSIASVKLRIQTCKGFVVKKQKLVFGGRELARNDSLVKDYGVTGGNVLHLVLRLSDLLLITVRTTCGKEFEFHVDRYRNVRYLKQRILKKGKGFVDIDDQEIFFNGEKLEDQRLIDDINKNNDAAIHLVVQKSAKVRAKPLEKDLELSVVAAVLDEEVNESEEIRSEELPLVTTTKPPCSDRDFLLEPIYVNPKVKFPKSVWDMFNSTFDGLEKGYEPIRSSEGTGGTYLMQDGLGQEYVSVFKPIDEEPMAVNNPRGLPVSLNGEGLKRGTKVGDGALREVAAYILDHPRNGPRTPSGEQVMGFAGVPPTIMVQCLHKGFNHPDGYESGPKNVKIGSLQMFKRNEGSCEDIGPGAFPVEEVHKITVFDIRMANADRHAGNILLSKGENGQTVLIPIDHGYCLPDSFEDCTFDWLYWPQARQAYSPDTVEYINSLDAERDISLLKYYGWDIPLECARTLRISTMLLKKGVERGLTPFAIGSIMCRENVNKESVIEVIVQEAWDSCLPGMSETAFLEVVSEIMDSRLDKLAN, translated from the exons ATGTCAGTGGATGTTGCTTTGAGTCCGATTCGGAAGGAATCGGTACATTCTTCCGGGTTTTTCGGGAGTAGGAGAGGAGGAAGACATTCACACTGTTCGAGTGAATCTATTGTAATTTATCTCAGTGTGGCTGGTTCTGTGATTCCCATGCGTGTTCTGGAATCTGATTCCATTGCTTCTGTGAAACTTAGGATTCAGACTTGTAAAGGGTTTGTTGTTAAGAAGCAAAAGCTTGTGTTTGGAGGCAGAGAATTGGCCAGGAATGATTCCTTGGTTAAGGATTATGGTGTGACTGGTGGGAATGTTTTGCATTTGGTTTTAAGGCTCTCTGATCTTTTGCTCATCACTGTTAGAACCACTtgtggtaaggagtttgaattCCATGTTGATAGGTACCGAAATGTTAGGTACTTGAAGCAAAGGATTTTGAAGAAAGGGAAAGGTTTTGTGGATATTGATGATCAAGAAATCTTCTTTAATGGTGAAAAGCTTGAAGATCAAAGACTCATTGATGATATTAATAAGAATAATGATGCAGCTATTCATTTGGTGGTTCAGAAATCTGCTAAAGTTAGAGCTAAACCCCTTGAGAAGGATTTGGAGCTGTCTGTGGTGGCTGCAGTTCTTGATGAGGAAGTTAATGAGTCAGAAGAGATCCGATCTGAGGAGCTTCCACTTGTAACAACAACTAAGCCACCTTGTAGTGATAGAGATTTCTTGTTGGAACCTATTTATGTTAATCCCAAGGTTAAGTTTCCGAAATCTGTCTGGGATATGTTTAACTCTACATTTGATGGTTTGGAGAAAGGCTATGAACCCATCAGATCCTCTGAGGGAACTGGAGGAACTTATCTAATGCAAGATGGATTAGGACAAGAGTATGTTTCTGTGTTTAAGCCTATTGATGAAGAGCCTATGGCTGTGAACAATCCCCGAGGATTACCCGTTTCTCTGAATGGTGAAGGTCTTAAAAGAGGAACCAAGGTTGGAGATGGAGCACTTAGAGAAGTGGCTGCCTATATATTGGATCATCCAAGAAATGGACCTCGAACCCCATCGGGTGAACAGGTTATGGGATTTGCTGGTGTGCCTCCGACGATCATGGTTCAGTGCTTGCACAAAGGATTTAACCATCCAGATGGGTATGAGAGTGGACCAAAGAATGTTAAGATAGGATCACTGCAGATGTTCAAGAGGAATGAGGGAAGTTGTGAGGACATTGGTCCCGGAGCCTTCCCAGTCGAGGAGGTGCATAAGATCACTGTCTTTGACATAAGGATGGCCAATGCAGATAGGCATGCTGGAAACATTCTGCTGAGTAAAGGAGAAAATGGTCAAACTGTGCTCATTCCAATTGATCATGGATACTGTCTGCCTGATAGC TTTGAAGATTGCACATTTGACTGGCTTTACTGGCCACAGGCACGCCAAGCCTATTCTCCTGACACCGTCGAGTACATAAACTCATTAGATGCTGAAAGAGATATTTCTCTTTTGAAATACTATGGTTGGGACATTCCTCTTGAGTGTGCCCGAACACTTCGTATTTCCACTATGCTTCTAAAGAAAGGAGTAGAGAGAGGCTTAACTCCTTTCGCCATTGGAAGTATCATGTGTAGAGAAAATGTAAATAAGGAATCTGTCATTGAGGTGATTGTTCAAGAAGCGTGGGATTCCTGTCTCCCGGGCATGAGTGAAACAGCATTTCTTGAAGTTGTCTCTGAAATCATGGATTCCCGGCTTGACAAACTCGCGAACTAG
- the LOC115718131 gene encoding cation/H(+) antiporter 15-like has protein sequence MDANFLCNSSTLNPESDWCLKGKELNYIVVCFKQRITQKNGLWQVDSGNNVSFKLFIIQLALIICVNRLLISFFRLLRLPRIAAEILGGTLIGSSGIARTPIGFKFLFPQSGVMILETVAHLGLIFYMFLVGLEIDIRPISKTPKKALIIAAAGFLLPFPVGYALHYMFVGNAMDSGPIAAKYGPIFWGIALSTTNFPDLAQVLEDMKLLHSEIGRTALSAAAVTDVFSWIILVVTLSIVKGVHVNTIIFGSIFLIFNVTTVRPILHWILRRKQNQEEDYNIYFVLTGVVLFGYITDSLGLHSIIGGFVFGLIMPKQKELKTILMERIEDFVSGIMIPLFFLIVGLRTNRQDVFEGQFGIWRIVGVVVVGFWVKIFSTLISAVWLNEMSFRDGLALGLLMNTKGMLSLIVISAARNFKVLTNQTFTMIIVTLWWMTVAVFPILNLTYKSIKQFVKRMQRSLTSLQPSSELRVLTCFHSSYEVTGIINLLDASNPTRDSPISVFVINLIENIGRTTAMNIVHGTCTVVNMGGEGGGYDNDQQAAFDAFKGFNSEKEGLFIQPSTAVSSYATMHEHICDFAEENRANIIILPFHLKTIKNVVGGGTNANNNSTTNLDFRNINKKVLEKSSCSVAILVDRGHRPLTDAKTTQPTGHNFMMLFLGGHDDREALAYAQRMSGSQNVALTVLRFVAANNNNNNDEDNSIVYNEKEKRDRLLDEQYFEEFRHKTYGNPLVNITQEVVSSVEDIVKAIGTMTEKEYDLIIVGKGSSKRGTSKGSLWKMLEDQTEIEWSDYPELGILGDTLVCSTFAPNAWILVVQQGSGCDIRLKEEQVNKCGKISQQSGHMTWQPSKVETPELALFVSRNV, from the exons ATGGATGCGAATTTCTTATGCAATAGTTCAACTCTCAATCCTGAAAGCGATTGGTGTCTAAAGGGAAAAGAATTGAATTACATTGTTGTTTGTTTCAAACAAAGAATTACCCAAAAAAATGGATTGTGGCAAGTTGATAGTGGTAACAATGTATCATTTAAGTTATTCATAATTCAATTAGCCTTAATCATTTGCGTTAATCGTCTCTTAATCTCTTTCTTTAGACTCCTTCGTCTTCCTCGAATTGCCGCCGAAATTCTCGGCGGCACATTGATAGGTTCGAGTGGAATCGCTCGAACCCCAATTGGATTCAAATTCCTTTTCCCTCAAAGTGGGGTTATGATTTTAGAAACTGTTGCTCATTTAGGGTTAATATTTTACATGTTTTTAGTTGGATTAGAAATTGATATTAGACCCATTTCCAAAACCCCCAAAAAGGCCTTAATCATCGCCGCCGCCGGATTTCTTCTCCCTTTTCCGGTCGGTTACGCTTTACACTACATGTTCGTCGGAAACGCCATGGATTCCGGTCCAATAGCAGCTAAATACGGTCCAATTTTTTGGGGAATAGCTCTCTCCACAACAAATTTCCCAGATCTAGCTCAAGTACTCGAAGACATGAAGCTCCTCCACTCCGAAATCGGCCGAACAGCCCTTTCAGCCGCCGCCGTAACAGACGTTTTCTCATGGATAATTCTCGTCGTAACTCTCTCAATCGTGAAAGGAGTTCACGTTAACACAATCATATTTGGTTCAATCTTCTTGATCTTCAACGTAACAACAGTCCGACCGATCCTCCACTGGATTCTCCGACGTAAACAAAACCAGGAAGAAGATTACAACATCTACTTTGTGTTGACCGGAGTAGTATTATTCGGTTACATAACAGATTCGCTAGGACTTCACTCCATAATTGGGGGTTTCGTGTTCGGATTGATTATGCCGAAACAGAAAGAGCTGAAAACGATTCTGATGGAGAGAATTGAAGATTTCGTTTCGGGGATAATGATTCCGCTGTTCTTCTTGATCGTTGGGTTGAGAACGAATCGTCAAGATGTTTTCGAAGGACAATTTGGGATTTGGAGGATTGTTGgggttgttgttgttgggttttgggTTAAGATATTTAGTACATTGATTAGTGCTGTTTGGTTGAATGAGATGAGTTTTCGTGATGGTTTGGCTTTGGGTTTGCTTATGAATACCAAAGGCATGCTTTCATTGATTGTTATTAGTGCTGCTCGCAACTTCAAG GTGCTCACCAACCAAACATTTACAATGATCATTGTGACCCTTTGGTGGATGACTGTTGCTGTTTTTCCCATTCTAAATTTGACTTACAAATCTATTAAACAATTTGTGAAGCGCATGCAAAGGTCTTTGACAAGCTTACAGCCAAGCTCAGAGCTTCGAGTTTTGACATGTTTTCACTCCTCGTACGAGGTCACTGGCATCATCAACCTTCTAGACGCATCCAACCCTACTAGAGACTCTCCAATATCCGTATTTGTCATAAACCTTATCGAGAATATTGGTCGAACCACCGCCATGAACATTGTCCATGGCACTTGCACGGTAGTCAACATGGGAGGAGAAGGAGGAGGATACGACAATGATCAACAAGCggcttttgatgcctttaaggGCTTCAACAGCGAGAAAGAAGGTCTCTTCATACAACCATCGACTGCAGTGTCATCATACGCAACCATGCACGAGCACATATGCGATTTCGCAGAGGAGAATCGTGCCAACATCATAATTTTGCCATTTCATTTAAAGACGATAAAAAATGTAGTAGGAGGAGGAACTAATGCCAACAATAATTCAACAACAAATCTCGATTTTAGAAATATTAACAAAAAAGTACTAGAAAAATCCTCATGCTCGGTTGCTATACTTGTGGACCGTGGCCACAGGCCTCTCACAGATGCAAAAACTACACAACCAACTGGCCATAACTTCATGATGTTATTTTTAGGTGGACATGATGACCGTGAGGCCTTGGCTTATGCGCAAAGAATGTCTGGGAGTCAAAATGTAGCCCTAACAGTACTGCGTTTTGTCGCTgctaataataacaacaacaacgaCGAAGACAATAGTATTGTCTATaacgaaaaagaaaaaagagatagATTGTTAGACGAGCAATACTTCGAAGAGTTTCGACACAAGACATATGGGAATCCACTAGTGAACATTACACAAGAGGTTGTGAGTAGTGTAGAGGATATTGTGAAAGCTATTGGAACTATGACCGAAAAAGAGTATGATTTGATCATAGTTGGAAAAGGATCATCAAAAAGAGGTACTAGTAAAGGATCACTTTGGAAGATGTTAGAGGATCAAACAGAAATCGAATGGAGTGATTATCCTGAATTAGGTATTTTAGGAGATACTTTGGTTTGCTCTACTTTTGCCCCTAATGCATGGATTCTTGTAGTTCAACAAGGTAGTGGTTGTGATATTCGTTTGAAGGAGGAGCAAGTGAATAAATGTGGTAAAATTAGCCAACAAAGTGGTCACATGACATGGCAACCTTCCAAGGTTGAAACACCAGAATTAGCACTTTTTGTGTCTCGTAATGTTTAA
- the LOC115715887 gene encoding GDSL esterase/lipase At5g08460, with product MEANTVLPPLILIFISSIFALTKALQYPQELITSINPTTLPSSISVYPTTGITIPQFPHPPPLVPAMFVIGDSSVDSGTNNFLGTLARADRLPYGRDFDTHRPTGRFSNGRIPVDYLAAHLGLPFVPSFLGQSGSVGDMLHGVNYASAGAGIIFTSGSELGQRISFTQQIQQFTDTYEKFVLSMGEQAAADLISNSIFYISIGINDYIHYYLRNVSNVQTIYQPWTFNKFLASIVRQQLKNLYNLKARKMVIMGLPPIGCSPHYLWQFGSRNGECIEEINDMIMEFNFVMRYTIEELGKKLRNSNLIFCDVLEGAMDILKNPASYGFNVTTEACCGLGKYKGWIMCLSPEMACTDASNYIWWDQFHPTDAVNAIIADNVWNGRYSKTCYPMNLQDMV from the exons ATGGAAGCTAATACTGTTCTTCCTCCTCTGATCTTGATCTTCATCTCCTCCATTTTTGCACTGACAAAAGCTTTACAATACCCTCAAGAACTCATTACTTCCATTAACCCCACAACTTTACCGTCTTCAATTTCTGTGTATCCAACTACCGGCATTACCATTCCCCAATTTCCTCATCCTCCTCCATTGGTCCCTGCAATGTTCGTCATAGGCGATTCCTCTGTCGATTCAGGCACCAATAACTTCCTCGGCACTCTTGCTAGAGCTGATCGCCTTCCCTACGGCCGAGATTTCGATACTCACCGCCCTACCGGCCGTTTCTCCAATGGAAGAATCCCCGTTGATTATCTTG CTGCTCATCTGGGACTTCCATTCGTACCAAGCTTTCTTGGGCAATCTGGAAGTGTTGGTGATATGCTTCATGGAGTGAATTATGCTTCTGCTGGAGCTGGAATCATATTCACAAGTGGATCAGAATTG GGTCAAAGGATTTCCTTTACACAACAAATTCAACAGTTCACAGATACATATGAGAAATTTGTGTTAAGTATGGGAGAACAGGCTGCAGCTGATTTAATCTCAAACTCAATCTTTTACATTTCGATTGGTATCAATGACTACATACATTACTATCTTCGTAATGTGTCTAATGTTCAAACCATCTATCAACCATGGACTTTCAACAAGTTCTTAGCTTCTATAGTTAGGCAACAACTCAAG AACTTGTACAACTTAAAAGCTAGAAAGATGGTTATAATGGGGCTGCCACCAATAGGCTGTAGTCCTCACTACTTGTGGCAATTCGGTAGCCGAAATGGGGAATGTATAGAAGAGATAAACGACATGATAATGGAGTTTAACTTTGTCATGAGATACACCATTGAAGAGCTCGGTAAGAAGCTTCGAAATTCCAATCTAATCTTCTGTGATGTGCTTGAAGGTGCCATGGATATACTAAAGAACCCTGCAAGTTATG GTTTCAATGTGACTACTGAGGCTTGTTGTGGTTTAGGCAAGTACAAAGGTTGGATTATGTGTCTTTCACCAGAAATGGCTTGTACTGATGCTTCTAACTACATATGGTGGGATCAGTTTCATCCTACCGATGCAGTGAACGCCATCATCGCCGACAATGTTTGGAACGGCCGGTACTCAAAAACATGCTATCCCATGAATCTACAGGATATGGTATAA
- the LOC115715886 gene encoding calcineurin B-like protein 7 isoform X1 — MGCVCMKLKKFRYNDPKVLASHTYSKPFRYEEENHEVLASQTYFTINEVEFVHELFKKLSSSIIDDGLINKEEFQLGLFGNSKKQSLFTDRIFQMFDTKQDGVIDFGEFVRFLSIFHPKTPQAEKVSCAFQQYDLWNTGFIEHEEVKEMIMALLKESDLILPDEIIESIVKKTFEEADFKRDGKIDMEEWKELVAKNPSLLKNMTIPYLKDITTMFPSFVLKPDIEDNNNNF; from the exons atgggtTGTGTTTGTATGAAGCTAAAGAAGTTTAGATATAATGACCCTAAAGTTCTTGCTTCTCATACTTATTCTAAGCCATTTagatatgaagaagaaaatcaTGAAGTTCTTGCTTCTCAAACTTATT ttaCTATAAATGAAGTTGAATTTGTACATGAGCTTTTCAAGAAATTAAGTAGTTCTATAATTGATGATGGTTTAATAAACAAA GAAGAATTTCAACTTGGTTTATTTGGGAATAGCAAAAAACAAAGTCTTTTTACAGACAGA ATATTTCAAATGTTTGATACCAAACAAGATGGGGTAATAGATTTTGGTGAATTCGTTCGATTTCTAAGTATCTTCCATCCAAAAACACCTCAAGCTGAAAAAGTTTCat GTGCTTTTCAACAATATGATTTATGGAATACTGGCTTCATTGAACATGAAGAG gttaAGGAGATGATCATGGCACTTCTAAAAGAATCAGATTTGATTCTCCCTGATGAGATAATTGAATCAATTGTCAAAAAG ACTTTTGAAGAAGCTGATTTTAAAAGAGATGGGAAAATTGACATGGAAGAATGGAAGGAATTAGTGGCTAAAAATCCATCCTTATTGAAAAACATGACAATTCCATATTTGAA GGACATTACAACTATGTTCCCAAGTTTTGTGCTAAAACCAGATATAGAAGACAACAACAATAACTTCTGA
- the LOC115715886 gene encoding calcineurin B-like protein 7 isoform X2: MGCVCMKLKKFRYNDPKVLASHTYSKPFRYEEENHEVLASQTYFTINEVEFVHELFKKLSSSIIDDGLINKIFQMFDTKQDGVIDFGEFVRFLSIFHPKTPQAEKVSCAFQQYDLWNTGFIEHEEVKEMIMALLKESDLILPDEIIESIVKKTFEEADFKRDGKIDMEEWKELVAKNPSLLKNMTIPYLKDITTMFPSFVLKPDIEDNNNNF; this comes from the exons atgggtTGTGTTTGTATGAAGCTAAAGAAGTTTAGATATAATGACCCTAAAGTTCTTGCTTCTCATACTTATTCTAAGCCATTTagatatgaagaagaaaatcaTGAAGTTCTTGCTTCTCAAACTTATT ttaCTATAAATGAAGTTGAATTTGTACATGAGCTTTTCAAGAAATTAAGTAGTTCTATAATTGATGATGGTTTAATAAACAAA ATATTTCAAATGTTTGATACCAAACAAGATGGGGTAATAGATTTTGGTGAATTCGTTCGATTTCTAAGTATCTTCCATCCAAAAACACCTCAAGCTGAAAAAGTTTCat GTGCTTTTCAACAATATGATTTATGGAATACTGGCTTCATTGAACATGAAGAG gttaAGGAGATGATCATGGCACTTCTAAAAGAATCAGATTTGATTCTCCCTGATGAGATAATTGAATCAATTGTCAAAAAG ACTTTTGAAGAAGCTGATTTTAAAAGAGATGGGAAAATTGACATGGAAGAATGGAAGGAATTAGTGGCTAAAAATCCATCCTTATTGAAAAACATGACAATTCCATATTTGAA GGACATTACAACTATGTTCCCAAGTTTTGTGCTAAAACCAGATATAGAAGACAACAACAATAACTTCTGA